Part of the Rhodohalobacter sp. 614A genome is shown below.
ACCCGGCTGGAAGGAAGCCGAAGTTCCACTCGAATATGCTATCCGCGGATTCTGGGGAGCGAATCTATTACTTCCCCAAATGGAAGAAACCGCTGAGATTCTGACCGATTTTTTGGGCTTTGAGAGATCAGGTGAGTCAGGAAATCAAATCTTATTTGAAGCAGGTAGTTCGTTAGGGCATTCTGTGATTCTGGAAAAAGCAGAGAATCCTCAGTACGGAAAAACAGGACGGGGAACCGTGCATCACATTGCATTCCGGACTAAAGATGAAGAAGAATTGCAGGAGGTAAGGCAGAAGGTATTCACCAAAGGATTGTCGCCGACCCAAGTGATTGATCGTCACGTTTTTAAATCCGTTTACTTCCATACTCCCGGCGGTGTTCTCTTCGAACTGGCTACCGATGGCCCCGGATATCAATCCGTGGCCTCCAGCGATGAAGAGATGGGCCGAGAACTGTTTCTGCCCGATTTCCTCGAACCAAAACGGGAAATGATCGAGCAAAGGCTGGAACCCATTTCGATCTAAAACTCCACTTTAAAGGAGGAGGGAATCAGCAAAGTTTATAATAGGAATGGTTACATTTCAAAGCTGAAAGACCTCTTTTATCTTCTTTCAAACGAAATCAACCCAGTCATTGCGAGTGAGTGACAGCGATCGTGGCAATCCCCTAACATTGTTCCTCACTTTTGAGATTGCCACACATTGTTCCTCACTTTTGAGATTGCCACGTCGTCACTCCGTTCCTCTTCGCAATGACTATTTAAACATTTTCATTCCTCCACATTCAAAAAACTCCTGTCCATTTCGTACCTTTCGCTCTTGTTAAAATTCGATCCATTCAACATTTAAAAGTCAGGTTTCAGTGAGTGATCAAAAAGTAATTTTTTCGATGGTTGGGGTGAGCAAAGTTTACAAACCTCAAAAAACAGTTCTGAAGGATATCTACCTTTCGTTTTTTTATGGCGCCAAAATTGGTGTGCTCGGGGCAAATGGTTCCGGTAAAAGTACGCTGCTTCGAATCATTGCAGGAGAAGATGAAGAGTACATCGGCAATATTTCCCGGCAAAAAGGAGTGACGTTTGGTTTGCTTCCCCAGGAACCAAAGCTCGATCCTTCCAAAACCGTGAAAGAGATTGTTCAGGAAGGTGTACAAGAGACGATGGATCTCATCAAACAATATGAAGAAGTAAATGCTGCGTTCAGTGATCCCGATGCGGATTTTGAGAAACTGATCGAAAAACAGGAGAAGCTGCAAAGCAGAATTGATCACTTGGGAGCGTGGGATATCGACAGTAAACTGGAACAGGCGATGGACGCGCTTCGAACACCTCCGGGAGATACGTCCGTTGAGGTGTTGTCTGGCGGTGAAGCCCGTCGGGTTGCACTCTGCCGATTGCTCTTACAAAAGCCGGATGTTCTTTTACTTGATGAGCCCACAAATCACCTGGATGCCGAATCTGTTGCGTGGCTGGAACAACACCTGGCCCGATACGAAGGAACCGTAATTGCGGTGACGCACGACCGTTATTTCCTGGATAATGTGGCCGGCTGGATTTTGGAACTGGATCGGGGCGAAGGTATTCCGTTTGAAGGAAATTACAGCTCGTGGCTGGAGCAGAAACAACAGCGCTTGAAAGTAGAAGAGAAACAGGAATCCAAACGGCAGAAAACTCTGGAACAGGAACTGGAGTGGATCCGGCAAAATCCAAAGGGTCGCCGGACCAAGAGCAAAGCCCGTATCAACAAATATGAGGAACTGCTATCCGAAGAGCGCAGTAAACAACGCGAAGACATGGAGATTTTCATTCCGGCGGGACCGCGATTGGGTGACAAAGTGATTGAAGCCGATCATGTTTCTAAAGGTTATGGCGACCGCCTGCTGATAGAAGATATGAGCTTTAAACTGCCGCCCGGTGGAATTGTAGGTGTGATTGGCCCGAACGGCGCTGGTAAAACCACACTGTTTAAAATGATTACGGGAGAGGAAGAAGCTGATAACGGAACGTTTGAAACCGGCAGCACGGTAGAATTGGGATACATCAATCAAAAACGTCCGCTTGATCCCAATAAAACCATTTGGGAAGAAATTTCAGAGGGAAATGATATTGTAAAACTTGGAAATCGGGAAGTAAACTCGCGGGCCTATACTGCCCGGTTTAACTTCAGCGGAAGTGATCAGCAGAAGAAATGCAGCGAAATTTCCGGCGGTGAGAGAAACCGGGTTCACCTGGCCAAAATGTTGAAGCAAGGTGCAAATGTTCTATTGCTGGATGAGCCGACCAACGACCTGGACGTCCACACTCTCC
Proteins encoded:
- the ettA gene encoding energy-dependent translational throttle protein EttA encodes the protein MSDQKVIFSMVGVSKVYKPQKTVLKDIYLSFFYGAKIGVLGANGSGKSTLLRIIAGEDEEYIGNISRQKGVTFGLLPQEPKLDPSKTVKEIVQEGVQETMDLIKQYEEVNAAFSDPDADFEKLIEKQEKLQSRIDHLGAWDIDSKLEQAMDALRTPPGDTSVEVLSGGEARRVALCRLLLQKPDVLLLDEPTNHLDAESVAWLEQHLARYEGTVIAVTHDRYFLDNVAGWILELDRGEGIPFEGNYSSWLEQKQQRLKVEEKQESKRQKTLEQELEWIRQNPKGRRTKSKARINKYEELLSEERSKQREDMEIFIPAGPRLGDKVIEADHVSKGYGDRLLIEDMSFKLPPGGIVGVIGPNGAGKTTLFKMITGEEEADNGTFETGSTVELGYINQKRPLDPNKTIWEEISEGNDIVKLGNREVNSRAYTARFNFSGSDQQKKCSEISGGERNRVHLAKMLKQGANVLLLDEPTNDLDVHTLRALEEALLDFAGCVVVISHDRWFLDRIATHILAFEGNSQVYWFEGNYSEYEENREQRLGSKYHPERIHYKKLMRE
- a CDS encoding VOC family protein; translation: MKRENKGIHHISIISGDAQTNADFYVKKLGLRMVLKSVNQDDAGTYHLFYANAEGEPGSSITFFPWKRAVKSIRGVGEVERISFSVPEGSISYWKQRFEDLEIPFDEPFERFGKPVLPFEDPDGLQLEIIEDGRSNDLPGWKEAEVPLEYAIRGFWGANLLLPQMEETAEILTDFLGFERSGESGNQILFEAGSSLGHSVILEKAENPQYGKTGRGTVHHIAFRTKDEEELQEVRQKVFTKGLSPTQVIDRHVFKSVYFHTPGGVLFELATDGPGYQSVASSDEEMGRELFLPDFLEPKREMIEQRLEPISI